CTTCGCCGACCCGAACGCCACGCTCCCCCTAAAAGCCACCGTATCTCTCGACCCGACCGATGCCATGACCAGCCTATGCGCGGAGGCTGAGTTCCCAGGACCGAAGCCTCTGCCGTACTGCCGCATGAGCGGCAATAGCGTTGCCGTGACCTGCAAATAGGAAGAGACCATGAAGAAAATCCTGCTCGCTATCCTCGCCACTCTAGCCCTCACACCAGCCGCCGACGGCAATCCCGAAGTCGGTCTTCGCAGCGCGGGGATTGCAGTATGCGCCCACGAATCGGATCGGGCTGTGTATACCAGCAAACGACACCCGGGGCTAACTTTTGTAGGCGCCCCGACCCCCGACGTTCCCGCATTAATCCGAACTTCGGCTCGACGGCTCACGCGGCGCTAAACTACGTTTCCCAAATCAACTAACCGCCCCCTAACCCAGGAGCGAAATCATGAAGACACCGAGGTCTGCGGAGCAGAAGAGCGTCGGCTTGAGTCGAACCGACGGGTTGAGTGTCGCGCGTGCTCTGACCATCATCTGGAACTATCTGCGTGAGCACGGCTTGAGCGGTCTCTTTCGCATCATTGCGGAGCAGTATCTGGGCGCCCTCATTCGATCTTTTCCGGGCGGTGTCGGGATCGTACTCCGTTCGCTGCTCTACAAGTGCCTCTTTGGAAAATTGGAGGGCTTTGCCTTCATCTACGTCGGGGCCTACATCGACCATTGCTCGGGGATTCGAGCGGGGCGCTCGATTTCCATCAATTCGATGGCCTACGTCAGTGGGCGAGGTGGGTTGACGTTGGGAAGCGGCGTTGGGATTGGCCCGAATGCCGTGGTGGTCGCGCATGTGCACAACTACGAATCGCGAAGCCGACCGTTCATGGAGCAAGGACACCGAGTCGCCCCCACGTTCATCGGCGACGATTGCATGATCTGCGCGAACTCGGTCATTAACGCAGGCGTTCGCGTCGCGGAGGGGACGATCGTTTGTGCGGGGGCTGTCGTGACGAAGGATACCGAGCCGTACTCGATTGTCGCGGGAATTCCGGCGGCTTGTATCGGCTATCGCACCGACGAAAGCGCCGAGGCGGGAGGCGAGACAACCATGGACCCGCCAGATCCGGGGAACTGAGACGGAAGGAACCTGAAGACCGTTTTTGCCTAGCGAGCGCTCTTTTTTTGATGCCGGAAAGTGGCATCAAAATCCGCATTCTGGCCTCTTCTGCGCGGGCCTCCCGCTCGGTCCCCCGGAAGGTCTTTGTCACCCGTTTTCCGCCCCCGATACGGAAGCTGATCTGCCAAGTTTTCCCTCGCTTCGATATTCCCATTTCCTGCCCTCGATTCCTGTTGGACAGCTG
The Candidatus Binatia bacterium genome window above contains:
- a CDS encoding acyltransferase, producing the protein MKTPRSAEQKSVGLSRTDGLSVARALTIIWNYLREHGLSGLFRIIAEQYLGALIRSFPGGVGIVLRSLLYKCLFGKLEGFAFIYVGAYIDHCSGIRAGRSISINSMAYVSGRGGLTLGSGVGIGPNAVVVAHVHNYESRSRPFMEQGHRVAPTFIGDDCMICANSVINAGVRVAEGTIVCAGAVVTKDTEPYSIVAGIPAACIGYRTDESAEAGGETTMDPPDPGN